A genome region from Akkermansiaceae bacterium includes the following:
- a CDS encoding type II toxin-antitoxin system RelE/ParE family toxin — MSGSEETRRYGKALKANLAGLWRHRIGDHRLACKIGDEQMTVLVLAAGHRKDVYE; from the coding sequence ATGTCAGGATCCGAAGAAACCAGGCGGTATGGAAAGGCGCTGAAAGCGAATCTTGCCGGATTGTGGAGACACCGGATCGGCGATCATCGCCTAGCCTGCAAAATCGGCGACGAGCAAATGACCGTGCTCGTCCTCGCCGCCGGGCACCGCAAGGACGTTTACGAATGA
- a CDS encoding YcxB family protein: MHIRYENTFEDYRNHYEFLLRCRGGDSRWRHYQALLIPAFLGGLGIYAASPERIGLMIVILVMTLSYLGPRLPYGKYMRACSAAHAASQSARVIELLIDGDGITEVIEGMRSTVPWDHVKGYHLYRDTIFLELGMGLWAIIPASKLSGDTTEIHEVAKCFDTHHVVDRTSKVIGA; this comes from the coding sequence ATGCATATCCGCTACGAGAACACCTTTGAGGATTACCGGAATCATTACGAATTCCTGTTACGCTGTCGGGGTGGCGACAGCCGCTGGAGGCACTACCAGGCGCTACTCATTCCTGCGTTTCTCGGCGGCTTGGGAATTTACGCCGCCTCTCCCGAACGGATTGGCCTCATGATAGTCATCCTCGTCATGACCCTATCATACCTGGGGCCTCGGTTGCCTTACGGGAAATACATGAGGGCGTGCTCGGCAGCGCATGCGGCTTCCCAGTCGGCAAGGGTCATTGAGCTTTTGATTGACGGTGACGGCATCACCGAGGTCATCGAAGGGATGCGGTCAACGGTTCCATGGGATCATGTGAAGGGCTACCATCTTTACAGGGACACGATTTTCTTGGAGTTGGGCATGGGGCTCTGGGCGATAATTCCGGCCTCGAAGCTATCAGGGGATACAACGGAGATCCATGAGGTGGCAAAATGTTTCGACACCCACCACGTGGTGGATAGGACATCGAAAGTTATTGGCGCTTGA
- a CDS encoding ABC transporter permease, with amino-acid sequence MLKLLASRSLQGLLTLFVLITLTFFLVRMMPGSPYVEEKAIPAHVLERMKAYTGLDKPLPVQYAVYLKNLVINQDLGDLIRKDGVKVSEVIGDSFPVSLALGLASMGIALMVGIPAGVIAAVRKNSPTDFACLAFAMVGICLPSFVIGPLLAVFAGLKLQSLNVAGWSSPTDWILPAITLGMINAAYLARLARGGMLDVLSQDYIRTAKAKGVPGQKIIIRHALRGGLIPAVAFIGPAFAAMISGSFVIETIFQIPGMGQHFVNAATDREFFLIQGLVLFYGFLIVGANLLADLALIALNPRLR; translated from the coding sequence ATGCTGAAACTCCTCGCCTCCCGCTCCCTCCAAGGCCTGCTCACGCTCTTCGTCCTGATCACGCTCACCTTTTTCCTCGTCCGGATGATGCCCGGAAGCCCCTACGTGGAGGAAAAAGCCATCCCCGCCCATGTCCTCGAGCGCATGAAAGCCTACACCGGCCTCGATAAGCCGCTGCCGGTCCAATACGCGGTGTATCTCAAGAACCTGGTGATCAATCAGGATCTCGGCGACCTGATCCGCAAGGACGGGGTCAAGGTCTCGGAGGTCATCGGCGATTCCTTTCCCGTCTCGCTCGCCCTCGGCCTGGCCTCGATGGGCATCGCCCTGATGGTGGGCATACCGGCGGGTGTCATCGCGGCCGTCAGGAAAAATTCACCCACCGATTTCGCCTGCCTCGCCTTCGCCATGGTCGGCATCTGCCTGCCCAGCTTTGTCATCGGTCCCTTGCTCGCGGTGTTCGCCGGGTTGAAACTGCAATCGCTCAATGTCGCCGGATGGTCATCGCCCACCGACTGGATACTCCCAGCCATCACGCTCGGCATGATCAACGCCGCCTATCTGGCGCGCCTGGCGCGCGGCGGGATGCTCGATGTCCTGAGCCAGGATTACATCCGCACGGCCAAGGCAAAAGGAGTGCCGGGCCAGAAGATCATCATCCGCCACGCTCTGCGCGGAGGGCTCATCCCGGCCGTCGCCTTCATCGGCCCGGCCTTTGCGGCGATGATCTCCGGCTCCTTCGTCATCGAGACGATCTTCCAGATCCCGGGCATGGGCCAGCATTTCGTCAACGCCGCCACCGACCGCGAGTTTTTCCTGATCCAGGGGCTGGTGCTCTTCTACGGATTCCTCATTGTCGGCGCGAACCTGCTGGCGGATCTGGCGCTCATCGCGCTGAACCCGAGGCTTCGGTGA
- a CDS encoding peptide ABC transporter substrate-binding protein, with the protein MNRLLTTAALCLSLLSCQRESQVDKATREGILLLGNSSDPKSFDPQVTSGVLESNINRALFEGLVISHPSDDLAAPGGAAIEMIPDETSTVWTAKLRPDAKWSDGEPVTSEDFAFAYERLLTPELGAKYAEMLYFLKGGEAFNKGETKDFSSVGIQVVDPLTFVITLRGPTPYFKEILKHYTWNPVPKHRILKYGGMAQIGNDWAKPENLVGNGPYRIKSFRRNAHIEVERNPHYWDAANVSLNGIRFLPISNIFTEARMFRDGQLHVTYAAASETVDFMKKHNPSVLRQEPYLGTDFYRFNTTREPFDDSRVRRALSMAIDRKAICENVFRGSTPAYAITPPMGDYDPPHGAGFDPEQARKLMAEAGYPGGKGFPRKKLLIASRETAATLATAVQAMWREHLGVEVEIENKEWTAYLVATQSLDYDIVSAGWIGDFIDPLTFLEIWSPGNGNNNTGWDNPEFVAQLAESFKVTDPAERYGYLKAAEAILLEEAPIAPIGWRGKNYLVHPSVQGWHPLLLAGNPYHSLRLVPQETKQK; encoded by the coding sequence ATGAACCGCCTCCTTACGACAGCCGCACTCTGCCTCAGCCTCCTCTCATGCCAGCGCGAGAGCCAGGTGGACAAGGCGACCCGCGAGGGCATCCTGCTTCTCGGCAACAGCAGCGACCCGAAGAGCTTCGATCCTCAGGTCACTTCCGGGGTGCTCGAAAGCAACATCAACCGCGCGCTTTTCGAGGGTCTGGTCATTTCCCACCCCAGCGATGACCTCGCCGCCCCCGGCGGAGCCGCCATCGAGATGATCCCGGACGAGACCTCCACCGTCTGGACCGCAAAGCTCAGGCCGGATGCGAAATGGTCCGATGGGGAGCCGGTGACATCCGAGGATTTCGCCTTCGCCTACGAGCGCCTGCTCACGCCGGAACTCGGCGCGAAATATGCGGAGATGCTCTATTTCCTGAAAGGCGGGGAGGCTTTCAACAAGGGCGAAACCAAGGATTTTTCCAGCGTCGGCATCCAGGTCGTCGATCCTCTCACCTTCGTCATCACCCTTCGCGGGCCTACCCCTTATTTCAAGGAAATCCTCAAGCACTACACCTGGAATCCGGTGCCGAAGCACCGCATCCTCAAATACGGCGGCATGGCGCAGATCGGCAACGATTGGGCGAAGCCTGAGAACCTGGTGGGCAACGGCCCCTACCGCATCAAGTCGTTCCGCCGCAACGCCCACATCGAGGTGGAGCGCAACCCTCATTACTGGGATGCGGCGAACGTGTCGCTCAACGGCATCCGTTTCCTGCCCATCTCCAACATCTTCACCGAGGCGAGGATGTTCCGCGACGGCCAGCTCCATGTCACCTACGCCGCCGCATCCGAAACGGTGGACTTCATGAAGAAGCACAACCCCTCCGTGCTGCGCCAGGAGCCGTACCTCGGCACCGATTTCTATCGCTTCAACACCACCCGCGAGCCCTTCGACGACTCCCGCGTCCGCCGCGCCCTGAGCATGGCGATCGACCGCAAGGCGATCTGCGAAAACGTCTTCCGCGGCTCCACCCCCGCCTACGCGATCACCCCGCCGATGGGCGATTACGATCCGCCGCACGGAGCCGGATTCGATCCGGAGCAGGCACGGAAACTGATGGCCGAGGCTGGCTACCCGGGTGGCAAGGGCTTCCCCCGGAAAAAACTCCTCATCGCCTCCCGCGAAACGGCAGCCACCCTCGCCACCGCCGTCCAGGCGATGTGGCGCGAGCACCTCGGCGTGGAGGTGGAGATCGAGAACAAGGAGTGGACCGCCTATCTCGTCGCCACCCAATCGCTCGATTACGACATCGTTTCCGCAGGCTGGATCGGCGATTTCATCGACCCGCTCACTTTCCTGGAAATCTGGTCTCCCGGAAACGGCAACAACAACACCGGCTGGGACAATCCGGAATTCGTCGCCCAGCTCGCGGAGTCCTTCAAGGTCACGGATCCCGCCGAGCGCTACGGATACCTGAAAGCGGCGGAGGCCATCCTGCTGGAGGAGGCGCCCATCGCTCCCATCGGCTGGCGCGGCAAGAATTACCTTGTCCATCCCTCCGTGCAGGGCTGGCATCCGCTGCTGCTCGCCGGGAATCCCTACCACTCCCTCCGCCTCGTCCCCCAGGAAACGAAACAAAAATAA
- a CDS encoding TonB-dependent receptor, whose protein sequence is MILRIPLALLALPLSAHAQDFLEPLIVTASRSAKPLKETPYSVTSFSAEDFRQNTVRTLPEALALTPGVLVQKTANGHGSPFIRGLTGRQNLLLIDGVRFNNSTFRGGPVQYWNTVDPLSLERFELIRSQGSVLYGSDAAGGTLNAFTKSSGFADEAEGKVFSHGSGYYEYRSNGQGSHIGRIEAQTGIGGVFGLHLGISAKDYGDIEDSAVGLMRGTGYPEQSIDSRLDWAIGPQTLLTLNHQNFNQDRISRWHSTRNNPGWTHGSHVSAPGTFISRDYDQERSLSYLRIAHEDSAAGAAVRRITATLSYQTSSDTEIQVRTPIDRRYQTYDVETLGFDLELESALAGGSLLYGLDYYHDSVDSGALRDRGAGYLFDPASRPLADDSTYDIFGAYTQYIRTIGEKFELTGGLRYTHARADLGKLRLGAADISANSSWDDFSASLRGTYRINDEWFAFGGLSQAFRAPNLNDLSGNVTSRSGIAAIGSLNVEPEEFLTTEIGIRHETDRYGLSAAVFHTDISDAIIGVPIALGSATNATTNASDGYIYGIELEGYWSISPQWTLTGFASWQDGRTESPAFIGGPVRDEYASRLLPLTGSLALRWEHPSAPFWAEGRVLASAKADRLSSGDRTDTQRIPTGGTPGYAVGSLRAGWNPTENLELTAAIENILDDDYRNHGSGQNEPGTNAILGVKFLW, encoded by the coding sequence ATGATCCTCCGCATTCCGCTCGCCCTGCTCGCCTTGCCCCTGTCCGCCCATGCCCAGGATTTCCTGGAGCCGCTCATCGTCACCGCATCGCGCAGCGCGAAGCCGCTCAAGGAAACGCCCTACTCCGTCACTTCCTTCTCAGCGGAGGACTTCCGGCAAAACACCGTCCGCACACTGCCGGAGGCGCTTGCGCTGACTCCGGGCGTGCTGGTTCAGAAAACCGCCAACGGCCACGGCTCGCCCTTCATCCGCGGCCTCACCGGCAGGCAGAACCTCCTGCTCATTGATGGTGTCCGCTTCAACAACTCCACCTTCCGGGGCGGCCCGGTGCAGTATTGGAACACGGTCGATCCGCTGTCGCTGGAGCGCTTCGAGCTGATCCGATCCCAGGGCTCCGTGCTCTACGGCTCGGACGCGGCGGGCGGCACGCTCAACGCCTTCACGAAATCCTCGGGATTCGCCGATGAGGCGGAGGGAAAAGTCTTCAGCCACGGCTCCGGCTACTATGAATACCGTAGCAACGGCCAGGGCAGCCACATCGGGCGCATCGAGGCGCAGACCGGCATCGGCGGCGTTTTCGGCCTCCACCTCGGCATCTCCGCGAAGGACTACGGGGACATCGAGGACTCCGCAGTCGGCCTGATGCGCGGCACCGGCTACCCGGAGCAGTCCATCGACTCCCGCCTCGATTGGGCAATCGGCCCGCAGACCCTGTTGACGCTCAACCACCAGAATTTCAACCAGGACAGGATTTCCCGCTGGCACTCCACCCGCAACAACCCCGGCTGGACGCACGGCAGCCACGTTTCCGCACCGGGCACCTTCATCTCCCGCGATTACGACCAGGAACGCTCGCTGAGCTATCTCCGCATCGCCCATGAGGACAGTGCGGCGGGTGCCGCGGTGCGGCGCATCACCGCCACACTTTCCTACCAGACTTCCTCCGACACGGAGATCCAGGTGCGCACGCCCATCGACCGCCGCTACCAGACATACGATGTGGAAACGCTGGGCTTCGACCTCGAGCTGGAGTCCGCCCTGGCTGGAGGCTCGTTGCTCTACGGCCTGGATTATTACCATGATTCGGTCGATTCCGGCGCGCTCCGGGATCGCGGCGCGGGCTACCTCTTCGATCCCGCGAGCCGCCCTCTGGCGGATGATTCCACCTACGACATCTTCGGCGCATACACCCAGTACATCCGCACCATCGGGGAGAAATTCGAGCTGACCGGCGGCCTCCGCTACACCCATGCCCGCGCCGATCTGGGCAAGCTCCGCCTGGGTGCCGCGGACATTTCCGCGAACAGCTCATGGGATGATTTTTCCGCCTCCCTGCGTGGCACCTACCGCATCAACGATGAGTGGTTCGCTTTCGGCGGCCTCTCGCAGGCATTCCGCGCGCCGAATCTCAACGACCTTTCCGGAAACGTGACCTCCCGCTCCGGCATCGCCGCCATCGGATCGCTCAACGTCGAGCCTGAGGAATTCCTGACCACCGAGATCGGCATACGCCATGAAACCGACCGCTATGGCCTGAGCGCCGCGGTTTTCCACACGGACATTTCCGACGCGATCATCGGCGTGCCCATCGCGCTTGGGTCGGCCACCAACGCCACCACCAACGCCAGCGACGGCTACATCTACGGTATCGAGCTGGAGGGCTACTGGAGCATCAGCCCGCAATGGACTCTCACCGGCTTCGCCTCATGGCAGGACGGGCGCACGGAAAGCCCCGCCTTCATCGGCGGCCCGGTGCGGGATGAATACGCCTCCCGGCTGCTGCCGCTGACAGGGTCGCTGGCGCTGCGCTGGGAGCATCCCAGCGCTCCCTTCTGGGCGGAAGGACGCGTTCTCGCATCCGCCAAGGCCGACCGCCTGAGCAGCGGCGACCGCACCGACACCCAGCGCATCCCCACCGGCGGCACGCCCGGATACGCGGTCGGCTCACTCCGCGCCGGATGGAACCCCACGGAAAACCTCGAGCTCACCGCCGCCATCGAGAATATCCTGGACGATGACTACCGCAACCACGGATCCGGCCAGAACGAGCCGGGCACCAACGCGATTCTCGGCGTGAAATTCCTTTGGTGA
- a CDS encoding sigma-54-dependent Fis family transcriptional regulator, which yields MAAILIVEDEHALGNALSLAVLRLGHTPVLAASGAAALARIGERAFEAIVLDIGLPDISGLEVLAKIREAGSKVPVLVITAHATLDHTISSRKLGVAECLFKPIDLQRFEEVISAMVTRSIAIAAPGHTTAGSLIGAAPAMHRVFLGIARACSGDSPVLIHGPSGTGKTLAARAIHANGSRSGDALRLVECSTLTHLEALQDACGTLVLKGIDALSPSLQGMLAAALEREDAPLPRLIATMQRDPREAGEGRGLREDLFYAFGALTIAMPPLRERSGDIPALSRFFHGMHGESSFPFEIAASTLAALQAYPWPGNVRELRHVIEHGLAMSRSGPLLPGHLPPHVAAAINEGGGAAVAGELDAVIARWLDSTLEMTPEDKWQYDVLLEEIESSMLRHLLERFDNRPTRLAAALRMNRATLRQKLRRGGIS from the coding sequence GTGGCAGCAATACTGATCGTCGAGGACGAGCACGCACTAGGCAACGCGCTCTCGCTGGCGGTGCTGCGCCTTGGCCACACGCCCGTGCTCGCCGCCAGCGGCGCGGCCGCGCTTGCCCGGATCGGGGAGCGGGCTTTCGAGGCCATCGTGCTCGACATCGGCCTGCCTGACATCAGCGGGTTGGAAGTCCTTGCGAAAATCCGCGAAGCGGGATCAAAGGTGCCGGTGCTGGTCATCACCGCCCACGCCACGCTCGATCATACGATCAGCTCGCGGAAGCTCGGGGTGGCGGAATGCCTTTTCAAGCCCATCGACCTGCAGCGCTTTGAGGAAGTGATCTCCGCGATGGTGACGCGCAGCATCGCCATCGCCGCGCCGGGGCATACCACGGCCGGCTCGCTGATCGGTGCCGCGCCCGCCATGCACCGGGTTTTCCTGGGCATCGCACGGGCATGCAGCGGAGACAGCCCGGTGCTCATCCATGGGCCGAGCGGCACGGGGAAAACACTGGCAGCGCGTGCGATCCATGCAAATGGAAGCCGCAGCGGGGATGCCCTGCGACTGGTGGAATGCAGTACGCTCACCCACCTTGAGGCGCTGCAAGATGCCTGTGGCACACTCGTCCTCAAGGGGATCGATGCGCTCAGCCCAAGCTTGCAAGGCATGCTTGCAGCGGCCTTGGAGAGGGAGGATGCGCCGCTGCCACGGCTCATCGCCACGATGCAGAGGGATCCGCGCGAGGCGGGGGAAGGGAGAGGGCTGAGGGAGGATCTGTTCTACGCATTCGGTGCGCTCACCATCGCCATGCCGCCTTTGCGGGAGCGCAGCGGTGATATCCCGGCACTGAGCCGGTTTTTCCACGGGATGCACGGGGAGTCCAGCTTCCCCTTCGAGATCGCCGCCTCCACGCTGGCCGCGCTGCAGGCCTATCCGTGGCCGGGAAATGTCCGCGAGCTGCGGCACGTCATCGAGCACGGCCTTGCCATGAGCCGCAGCGGCCCCTTGCTGCCAGGGCACTTGCCGCCGCACGTTGCCGCAGCAATCAACGAAGGCGGCGGTGCCGCCGTGGCCGGTGAGCTGGATGCGGTCATCGCCCGCTGGCTCGACTCCACACTTGAGATGACCCCGGAGGACAAATGGCAATATGACGTGCTGCTGGAGGAAATCGAAAGCTCGATGCTGAGGCACCTGCTGGAACGTTTCGACAACCGCCCGACACGGCTGGCGGCGGCTCTGCGCATGAACCGTGCAACCCTGCGGCAGAAGCTGCGGCGCGGCGGGATTTCCTGA
- a CDS encoding tetratricopeptide repeat protein, with protein MKKFLLSLALLVTPLTASAQQADLGSLVNNALKAMNAGDWENALKFNAEAVQRFGGNPKMALQLHGAQFGVILYRKGISEMKLKKYAEAMKSFESCYKDYPNTETGGGNIFNKMALLKWGEAAMGAEDYQLAITQWKKFLQERDKTRDSYPRGAFHINMAICHFRIDKLPEGNEHLEIAITNKDIFPTPEEAIISGFQAMVTAAIEKKDEQTVLDFIGKNRGALVISPFSMQRYSKIFMKLAGDAIGADMTKTALYLYQFVPATQVAVDDLRSRVKDMGNLARIKSRSGNLDKARMEADLAALEAEQRGNKAIEMIKLAAIAYIHESNKNIHGAFGAYLQLEMYYPKAEKREDNLFHLVRTSSVISALSYTQKYGEIFLREFPESKHKPDVQKLMLSSLFFDGKYETCIEIAGDIIANKKAAEGTPEHDLALFVLGGSYFYTGQYDKAAPLLDEHVTKYPESIFAMSASYFQASNVSRLQFWTKAATLLDAFLDKYKADSNQTYTPLALYDRANCHYAEEQNEGAMEKLDRILKEFPDSTVTDQAYNLKGNVHQALDQKEEAESAYLKAIEIAEARRNDGVVGEALYYLVAMLGDQKKGEEPGPRLKDAVPFADKYWKEYAAGSPYRAQVAVAQIKAMQSIGRGEEALERLQGVISDMAKQTEAPGLEAAINSYTEAYLENHNPDQLKEHYYNFPGIRTTDRAARALLRIAIIGVFEEVARDKEDEAKQRAAEAMIVVLFRELKADFDLKDLSNYILVQLGDYLRNKTGTPREAIPYYDEALSRQDQSYRFAALIGRADVYGRSKADADLAKALEDFERIFTDSQEKKDREFALFRIVEILMAKGDYAKADERANQYLNREEGKSLGFSKYSPEVGFMLAESFEKRKMTDDAISMYVKVWSAHMGYIRISAPAVEAWMKLSFQRNRKSDDPRVQSDRQGAYAGGYRFLELTGRFKDKMSPEEVVMWERVQKLTDQYAADPNVKTMEQLKKEEENR; from the coding sequence ATGAAAAAATTCCTACTCTCCCTTGCCCTCCTCGTCACCCCGCTGACCGCCTCCGCACAGCAGGCGGACTTGGGCAGCCTGGTGAACAACGCCCTCAAGGCCATGAATGCCGGCGATTGGGAAAACGCCCTCAAGTTCAACGCCGAAGCCGTCCAGCGCTTTGGCGGGAACCCGAAGATGGCTCTCCAGCTCCACGGCGCACAGTTCGGCGTCATCCTCTACCGCAAGGGCATCAGCGAGATGAAGCTCAAGAAATACGCGGAGGCGATGAAGTCCTTCGAGTCCTGCTACAAGGACTACCCCAACACCGAGACGGGCGGCGGCAACATCTTCAACAAGATGGCCCTGCTCAAGTGGGGTGAGGCGGCGATGGGTGCGGAGGATTACCAACTCGCCATCACCCAATGGAAGAAATTCCTCCAGGAGCGCGACAAGACCCGCGACTCATACCCGCGCGGCGCATTCCACATCAACATGGCGATCTGCCACTTCCGCATCGACAAGCTCCCGGAGGGCAACGAGCACCTTGAGATCGCCATCACCAACAAGGACATCTTCCCGACCCCCGAAGAGGCCATCATCTCGGGCTTCCAGGCCATGGTCACCGCCGCCATCGAGAAAAAGGACGAGCAGACCGTCCTCGATTTCATCGGCAAGAACCGCGGTGCGCTCGTCATCTCGCCCTTCTCCATGCAGCGCTACTCCAAGATCTTCATGAAACTCGCCGGAGATGCCATCGGCGCGGACATGACCAAGACCGCACTCTATCTCTACCAGTTCGTCCCTGCCACCCAGGTCGCCGTGGACGATCTCCGCAGCCGCGTCAAGGATATGGGGAACCTCGCCAGGATCAAGTCGCGCAGCGGCAACCTCGACAAGGCGCGCATGGAGGCGGATCTCGCAGCCCTCGAGGCGGAGCAGCGCGGCAACAAGGCCATCGAGATGATCAAGCTCGCCGCCATCGCCTACATCCATGAGTCGAACAAGAACATCCACGGAGCCTTCGGCGCATACCTCCAGCTCGAGATGTATTACCCCAAGGCCGAGAAGCGCGAGGACAACCTCTTCCACCTCGTCCGCACCTCATCGGTGATCAGCGCGCTTTCCTACACACAGAAATATGGCGAGATCTTCCTCAGGGAATTCCCGGAGTCAAAGCACAAGCCGGATGTCCAGAAACTGATGCTCTCCTCACTGTTCTTCGACGGGAAATACGAGACCTGCATCGAGATCGCCGGCGACATCATCGCCAACAAGAAGGCTGCGGAAGGAACCCCGGAGCACGATCTCGCCCTTTTCGTCCTCGGCGGCTCCTACTTCTACACCGGCCAGTACGACAAGGCCGCACCTCTCCTCGACGAGCACGTCACAAAATATCCGGAGAGCATTTTCGCGATGTCCGCCTCTTACTTCCAGGCATCCAATGTTTCCCGCCTGCAGTTCTGGACCAAGGCCGCGACGCTGCTCGATGCCTTCCTGGACAAATACAAGGCGGATAGCAACCAGACCTACACCCCGCTCGCCCTCTACGACCGCGCGAACTGCCACTATGCGGAGGAGCAGAACGAGGGGGCCATGGAAAAGCTGGACCGCATCCTCAAGGAATTCCCTGACTCCACCGTCACCGACCAGGCCTACAACCTCAAAGGCAACGTCCACCAGGCGCTCGACCAGAAGGAAGAGGCGGAGTCCGCCTACCTCAAGGCCATCGAGATCGCGGAGGCACGCCGCAACGATGGTGTCGTCGGCGAGGCGCTCTATTACCTCGTCGCCATGCTCGGTGATCAGAAAAAGGGGGAGGAACCCGGCCCGCGCCTCAAGGATGCAGTGCCCTTCGCGGACAAGTACTGGAAAGAGTACGCGGCCGGCTCGCCCTACCGCGCACAGGTCGCCGTGGCACAGATCAAGGCAATGCAATCCATCGGCCGCGGCGAGGAAGCGCTGGAGCGCCTCCAGGGTGTCATTTCCGACATGGCCAAGCAGACCGAGGCACCCGGCCTGGAGGCTGCCATCAACTCCTATACCGAGGCATATCTCGAGAACCACAACCCGGACCAGCTCAAGGAACACTACTACAATTTCCCCGGCATCCGCACCACCGATAGGGCTGCCCGCGCACTCCTGCGCATCGCCATCATCGGCGTCTTCGAGGAGGTCGCCAGGGACAAGGAAGACGAGGCGAAACAGCGTGCCGCCGAAGCGATGATCGTCGTGCTGTTCCGCGAGCTCAAGGCGGACTTCGATCTCAAGGATCTCTCCAACTACATCCTCGTCCAGCTCGGTGATTACCTCCGTAACAAGACCGGCACCCCGCGCGAGGCGATCCCATACTACGACGAGGCGCTTTCCCGCCAGGATCAGTCCTACCGCTTCGCCGCACTCATCGGCCGCGCCGATGTCTATGGCAGGTCAAAGGCGGATGCGGATCTGGCCAAGGCTCTCGAGGACTTCGAGCGCATCTTCACGGATTCCCAGGAGAAAAAAGACCGCGAGTTCGCTCTCTTCCGCATCGTCGAGATCCTCATGGCCAAGGGCGATTACGCCAAGGCCGACGAGCGCGCCAACCAATACCTCAACCGCGAGGAGGGCAAATCCCTCGGCTTCTCCAAATACTCCCCGGAGGTCGGTTTCATGCTCGCAGAATCCTTCGAGAAACGGAAGATGACCGACGACGCCATCTCCATGTATGTCAAGGTCTGGTCCGCGCACATGGGATACATAAGGATTTCCGCACCCGCCGTGGAGGCGTGGATGAAACTTTCCTTCCAGCGCAACAGGAAATCCGACGACCCGAGGGTGCAGTCGGATCGCCAGGGCGCCTACGCCGGCGGCTACCGCTTCCTGGAGCTCACCGGACGATTCAAGGACAAGATGTCACCGGAGGAAGTCGTCATGTGGGAGAGGGTTCAGAAACTCACCGACCAATACGCGGCGGATCCGAACGTCAAGACCATGGAGCAGCTCAAGAAAGAGGAGGAGAACCGCTAA
- a CDS encoding biopolymer transporter ExbD, with amino-acid sequence MARHKKSKAESDAEPELDISSLIDVCFLLLIYFLVTSTITPRETDLGMALPAAAPSNEQPKIEPKFIRVDAAGIIYTGTGAGQQQLDSDAGDRNVPLLDSELDLYSQAARSAGSNPLVQVYVDPGATQQRVIDVLNSLAGAGITSVTFTDLVE; translated from the coding sequence ATGGCCCGCCACAAGAAATCAAAAGCCGAATCGGATGCCGAACCGGAGCTGGATATCTCGTCCCTCATCGACGTCTGCTTCCTGCTGCTCATCTACTTCCTCGTCACCTCCACCATCACCCCCCGCGAGACGGATCTGGGCATGGCGCTGCCCGCCGCCGCACCCAGCAACGAGCAGCCCAAGATCGAGCCCAAGTTCATCCGCGTGGATGCCGCCGGGATCATCTACACAGGCACCGGCGCAGGCCAGCAGCAGCTTGATTCCGATGCGGGTGACCGCAACGTCCCCCTGCTCGACAGCGAACTGGACCTATACTCCCAGGCCGCCCGCAGCGCAGGCAGCAACCCGCTCGTGCAGGTCTATGTCGATCCCGGAGCGACCCAGCAGCGCGTGATCGATGTCCTCAACTCCCTTGCCGGTGCGGGCATCACCTCCGTAACGTTCACCGACCTCGTCGAGTGA
- a CDS encoding biopolymer transporter ExbD, protein MASKKLRKSTSGGDDEAKVDMSPMIDMVFLLLIFFIVNATAIIVKTDPEVLPPVAKNSVRQEDGRGRIVINVRQDGTFTAEDFNVILLEDKDIFDLVKKEKEAIQALGLKPKLHLRGDVDAVFKFSRTAIRAAAQAGVDQVVFAVYQTHKGLRKKDK, encoded by the coding sequence ATGGCCTCCAAAAAACTCAGGAAATCCACCTCCGGTGGGGATGACGAGGCGAAAGTCGACATGTCGCCCATGATCGACATGGTCTTCCTGCTCCTCATCTTCTTCATCGTCAACGCAACCGCGATCATCGTGAAGACCGATCCGGAGGTGCTGCCGCCGGTCGCGAAAAACTCGGTCCGCCAGGAAGACGGACGCGGCCGCATCGTCATCAACGTCCGCCAGGACGGCACCTTCACCGCAGAGGATTTCAACGTCATCCTGCTTGAGGACAAGGACATCTTCGACCTCGTCAAAAAGGAGAAGGAGGCCATCCAGGCGCTAGGCCTCAAGCCGAAGCTCCACCTGCGCGGCGACGTCGATGCCGTGTTCAAGTTCTCCCGCACCGCGATCCGCGCGGCCGCACAGGCCGGCGTGGATCAGGTCGTCTTCGCCGTCTACCAGACCCACAAGGGGCTGCGCAAGAAAGACAAGTAA